In the genome of Gaiellales bacterium, one region contains:
- a CDS encoding glycosyltransferase family 2 protein has product MSVDVVVVNYRSAPVIARAVTAARELLGEGAGVIVVDNSPGDGAAEAVRAVAPDASVLANRRNRGFAAAVNRAIAVSTADVVLLLNPDVERIAGDGADVEAAFADPRVAAASARLELPDGSPLGNCFAAPRAFDYLSEDLALAQRFPGWGRPRRFRQLDRDPAAPGPVEWTSGACLFLRRAAVGDVGPFDERFFVYCEETDWLVRAARRGWTTTYVPSLLAVHATAGSSPGVDARPSLLLLESQHRYARKHFGPAPAAALRAALAGIDAARIARHARGNGGASAAARARVPVHLALRAPRPPA; this is encoded by the coding sequence GTGAGCGTCGACGTCGTCGTCGTGAACTACCGCAGCGCTCCGGTGATCGCGCGCGCCGTCACTGCCGCCCGTGAGCTGCTCGGCGAGGGGGCGGGCGTGATCGTGGTCGACAACTCGCCCGGCGACGGCGCCGCCGAGGCGGTGCGGGCGGTCGCCCCGGACGCGAGCGTCCTCGCCAACCGCAGGAACCGCGGCTTCGCCGCCGCGGTGAACCGGGCGATCGCGGTCTCGACCGCCGACGTCGTCCTGCTCCTGAATCCGGACGTCGAGCGGATCGCCGGCGACGGCGCCGACGTCGAGGCCGCGTTCGCCGACCCGCGCGTCGCTGCGGCCTCCGCCCGGCTCGAGCTGCCCGACGGCAGCCCGCTCGGGAACTGCTTCGCGGCGCCGCGGGCGTTCGACTACCTGTCCGAAGACCTGGCGCTGGCGCAGCGGTTTCCCGGCTGGGGACGGCCGCGCCGGTTCCGCCAGCTCGACCGCGACCCGGCCGCGCCGGGGCCGGTCGAGTGGACGTCCGGGGCCTGCCTCTTCCTGCGCCGGGCGGCGGTCGGCGACGTCGGCCCGTTCGACGAACGCTTCTTCGTCTACTGCGAGGAGACCGACTGGCTCGTGCGGGCCGCGCGGCGGGGGTGGACGACGACGTACGTGCCGTCGCTGCTCGCCGTGCACGCGACCGCCGGCAGCTCGCCCGGCGTCGACGCGCGCCCGTCGCTGCTCCTGCTCGAGAGCCAGCACCGCTACGCCCGCAAGCACTTCGGACCCGCGCCGGCCGCCGCGCTGCGCGCGGCCCTGGCCGGCATCGACGCCGCCCGGATCGCCCGCCATGCACGCGGCAACGGCGGGGCGAGCGCCGCGGCCCGGGCGCGCGTCCCCGTCCACCTGGCCCTGCGGGCGCCGCGGCCGCCGGCGTGA